Proteins from a genomic interval of Treponema brennaborense DSM 12168:
- a CDS encoding PASTA domain-containing protein — translation MNIKDFFTKLRIGFSSSMEKMQSNGKALVVAALSAIVVMIAICIAVFFANVKGPEEVLVPDVVGKELTAALIEMQAKELYPKIQLRYSDVPGNEGTILEQNPVSGAIVKAGRRINLVVSRGVVIDQIEDYTGLKLDDLRIKLQTLFSGSTKPLIVLSDPLYKADMSEAGTILEQDPPAGTKIAEPVTVSLVVSRGPAYEQTRVPNLLKMSVNDVLTQMSRSKITFDFTAHTVQDGEVPGTVTAQQETGEFLPNYSRMTVDFAFPAGPLNGNSYGLFTAVLPAYPYPLSMKLDAVTPDGERYTIAAFSHPGGNLSVPYALPAGTQLLLSVEGREEVKSIVQ, via the coding sequence ATGAATATCAAAGATTTTTTTACCAAACTCAGAATCGGATTTTCCAGTTCGATGGAAAAAATGCAGTCGAACGGTAAAGCGCTCGTCGTCGCCGCGCTCAGCGCGATAGTCGTCATGATCGCGATTTGTATCGCGGTCTTTTTTGCCAACGTAAAAGGCCCTGAAGAAGTACTGGTACCGGACGTCGTCGGTAAAGAATTGACCGCGGCGCTCATCGAAATGCAGGCGAAGGAACTGTACCCCAAAATTCAGCTGCGGTACTCGGACGTTCCCGGCAACGAAGGAACGATACTCGAACAGAACCCCGTCTCCGGTGCAATCGTCAAAGCCGGGCGCAGAATAAATCTGGTCGTAAGCCGCGGCGTCGTCATCGACCAGATTGAAGATTATACCGGACTGAAACTCGACGATCTGCGCATCAAACTGCAAACGCTTTTTTCCGGTTCGACAAAGCCGCTCATCGTGCTTTCCGACCCCCTGTATAAAGCCGATATGTCGGAAGCGGGAACTATTCTCGAACAGGATCCGCCTGCCGGAACCAAAATCGCCGAGCCGGTTACCGTCAGCCTCGTGGTAAGCCGCGGTCCCGCGTACGAACAGACTAGAGTCCCCAATCTGCTGAAAATGAGCGTCAACGACGTGCTGACCCAGATGTCCCGCAGTAAAATCACGTTCGATTTTACCGCCCACACGGTCCAAGACGGTGAAGTTCCGGGCACGGTTACCGCACAGCAGGAAACGGGAGAGTTCCTTCCCAACTATTCCCGGATGACCGTCGACTTTGCGTTCCCCGCCGGACCGCTGAACGGGAACTCTTACGGGTTATTCACGGCGGTGCTGCCGGCGTATCCGTATCCGCTTTCGATGAAACTCGACGCAGTTACGCCCGACGGCGAACGGTACACGATCGCGGCGTTCAGCCATCCCGGCGGAAATCTTTCCGTGCCGTACGCGCTGCCCGCGGGCACGCAGCTGCTGCTGAGTGTCGAAGGCCGTGAAGAAGTCAAATCGATCGTTCAGTAA
- a CDS encoding Na+/H+ antiporter NhaC family protein: MDHYGLWGIIPPLLTIILAFVTKDVIVSLFLGIFSGALIIAGGNPGSALMNLSDLLAGSLADGWNIRIFLFCALLGGLVGMLSKTGATRSFGRWASAKLKTGTSSQFMTFVFGIIIFIDDYFNSMSVGTVMRPISDKTGVSRAKLAYILDSTAAPVCILAPISSWVVTVMSIVRDAQGFEALGMTEFEFFIRSIPYNLYALLALLMVLSVIFLKRDFGPMLQSETLAKQGVLYNEEKYGPASGSVEEENDTRAKPFDMLFPIIVLIASAVAFFPIVTWIGAIDGETVTSFSQAVSSMSLGAAFNDTDSSVALMYAVIFTVTATYVYYLVRRLLTLKESGEALRDGIKSMIPALIILTMAWSIGSIIKSPRADGGLGLGLYLSEVVKNGGFPVQLLPCILFILSAVIAFATGTSWGTFGIMIPIAMPIVTGLAQSNGFATGALVNASMISIAAVIGGAVFGDHASPISDTTILSSTGASCPHLEHVATQMPYAIFVAVCSFIGFVIGGLLLNAFAAWIAALAVFALGLAVLPKLCKGRA; this comes from the coding sequence ATGGATCATTACGGGTTATGGGGAATTATCCCGCCGCTTTTGACAATCATTCTTGCGTTCGTAACAAAAGACGTTATCGTGTCGCTTTTTCTCGGTATTTTTTCCGGTGCACTGATTATTGCCGGCGGAAATCCCGGATCCGCGTTAATGAATTTATCCGATTTGCTCGCCGGTTCTTTAGCCGACGGGTGGAATATCCGTATCTTTTTATTCTGTGCGCTGCTGGGCGGACTGGTCGGAATGCTTTCAAAAACCGGTGCGACCCGCTCGTTCGGGCGCTGGGCTTCGGCAAAGTTAAAAACGGGCACCAGTTCCCAGTTCATGACGTTCGTATTCGGCATTATCATTTTCATAGACGATTATTTCAATTCGATGTCCGTCGGTACGGTTATGCGTCCGATCAGTGACAAAACCGGCGTGTCCCGCGCCAAGTTGGCGTATATCCTCGACTCGACGGCCGCACCGGTGTGTATTTTGGCGCCCATTTCAAGCTGGGTGGTAACGGTCATGTCCATCGTCCGTGATGCGCAGGGCTTTGAAGCGCTCGGCATGACCGAATTCGAGTTTTTCATCAGATCGATTCCGTATAATTTATACGCGCTGCTGGCGCTGCTGATGGTGCTTTCGGTGATCTTTTTGAAGCGGGACTTCGGTCCGATGCTTCAGTCCGAAACGCTTGCAAAACAGGGCGTGCTTTATAATGAAGAAAAATACGGGCCGGCGTCCGGTTCCGTGGAAGAAGAAAACGACACGCGGGCAAAGCCGTTCGACATGTTGTTTCCGATCATCGTACTGATCGCAAGCGCCGTCGCTTTTTTTCCGATCGTAACCTGGATCGGCGCTATTGACGGCGAAACCGTTACGTCTTTTTCACAGGCCGTTTCGTCCATGAGTCTCGGCGCGGCGTTCAACGATACGGATTCGTCGGTCGCATTGATGTACGCGGTCATCTTTACCGTAACGGCAACGTACGTGTACTATTTGGTGCGCCGCCTTTTGACGCTGAAAGAATCCGGTGAGGCGCTGCGCGACGGCATCAAATCGATGATACCGGCGCTCATCATTTTGACGATGGCGTGGTCTATCGGTTCCATCATCAAATCTCCGCGCGCGGACGGCGGCTTGGGTCTCGGCCTGTATCTGTCGGAAGTGGTCAAAAACGGCGGCTTTCCCGTGCAGCTTTTGCCGTGCATTCTGTTCATTTTGTCCGCGGTTATCGCGTTCGCAACCGGTACCAGCTGGGGAACGTTCGGCATCATGATTCCGATCGCCATGCCGATCGTAACCGGACTTGCTCAGTCGAACGGATTTGCGACCGGCGCGCTGGTTAACGCTTCGATGATTTCGATTGCGGCGGTTATCGGCGGCGCGGTGTTCGGCGATCACGCGTCTCCGATTTCCGACACGACGATCCTATCTTCGACCGGTGCGAGCTGTCCGCACCTTGAACACGTTGCGACGCAGATGCCGTACGCGATATTCGTTGCAGTCTGTTCGTTTATCGGGTTCGTTATCGGCGGATTGCTGCTGAACGCGTTTGCTGCCTGGATTGCGGCGCTCGCCGTGTTCGCGCTCGGTTTGGCGGTTTTGCCGAAACTCTGCAAAGGCCGCGCGTAA
- a CDS encoding methyl-accepting chemotaxis protein: MKSIKTKLIVQVCAIVFVVCAGLGLISSIFAWSAMKNTIDEYMGRLSDSWATAIGNKVEADMAALRQLARRSVFSQNMPLSDKVSYLQPEVAANGSYRSLAIIDLAGTVQSTNGVTANVAGEDYFTAALQGTESVREPEFSAEAGALIQICTVPVFDAAGRVACVLMLTRDGTYLSSLAQQIRIGVEGGGTIFSAETGKTIGHRFPEKVVQGEDIIADSLENPALKETADCVRGIMARKTAVTSYTYEGVTKNCAYQPIPGTAWGLLLYQPQNENMDAVYRLIETIIGISALLFIAAGVCVFFYSGTFIRPIVLAAEQLRILESGDLHTLNAISRYTGRRDEIGRLAGSLSRHRDALTAFIGKTAAVANQVSAGSAQLSSTRQELSTGASAQAASTEEISASIEEMVSTIRQSMDASVKTGEIAKKAAEESSVGGSAVQQAVTAMNDIAAKIGIIRDIASQTNLLALNAAIEAARAGDSGKGFAVVASEVRKLAERSRHAAEEINDLSAATVNAAEKAQETILHIVPNINETALLVAGITESNRQQDQGAQQVDKAVVQLDSVVQRNAAASEEVAAMAAELSAHAAQLTKEIAFFKTARDGAAEEARA, translated from the coding sequence GTGAAAAGCATCAAAACAAAACTTATCGTACAAGTCTGCGCTATCGTGTTCGTTGTGTGCGCGGGGTTGGGACTTATTTCTTCCATTTTTGCCTGGTCTGCCATGAAAAATACGATCGATGAATATATGGGACGTTTGTCCGATTCCTGGGCGACCGCGATCGGAAATAAAGTCGAAGCCGATATGGCCGCGTTGCGCCAGCTTGCCCGCCGTTCCGTTTTTTCTCAGAATATGCCGTTGTCCGATAAAGTTTCGTATCTGCAGCCCGAAGTTGCAGCAAACGGTTCGTACAGAAGTTTGGCGATCATAGATCTTGCGGGCACCGTACAGTCTACGAACGGAGTAACGGCGAACGTTGCCGGCGAAGATTATTTTACGGCGGCTCTGCAGGGAACCGAATCCGTACGGGAACCGGAATTTTCCGCCGAAGCCGGCGCGCTTATCCAGATTTGCACCGTACCCGTGTTCGACGCCGCGGGACGCGTTGCGTGCGTTCTCATGCTGACGCGCGACGGAACGTATCTTTCGTCTCTTGCGCAGCAGATTCGTATCGGCGTTGAAGGCGGCGGAACGATTTTCAGTGCGGAAACCGGTAAAACGATCGGGCACCGCTTTCCCGAAAAGGTTGTGCAGGGCGAAGACATCATAGCCGATTCGCTTGAAAATCCCGCGCTGAAAGAAACGGCCGACTGCGTTCGCGGTATTATGGCCCGTAAAACGGCGGTAACTTCGTACACGTACGAAGGGGTTACCAAAAACTGCGCGTATCAGCCGATACCGGGTACGGCCTGGGGACTGTTGCTGTATCAGCCGCAGAATGAAAACATGGACGCCGTTTATCGGCTGATAGAGACGATTATCGGCATCAGCGCGCTGCTGTTTATTGCCGCGGGCGTCTGCGTGTTTTTTTATTCGGGAACGTTCATCCGTCCGATCGTACTTGCCGCGGAGCAGCTGCGGATTTTGGAGTCGGGTGATTTGCACACGCTGAACGCTATCAGCCGCTACACCGGCCGGCGTGACGAGATCGGGCGGCTTGCCGGTTCCCTGTCGCGGCATCGGGACGCGCTGACTGCCTTTATCGGCAAAACGGCGGCCGTTGCAAATCAGGTTTCGGCAGGCAGTGCGCAGCTCAGCTCCACCCGTCAGGAATTGTCGACCGGTGCGTCGGCGCAAGCCGCCTCTACCGAAGAGATTTCCGCCTCGATTGAAGAAATGGTGTCCACTATCCGGCAGAGTATGGATGCGTCCGTAAAAACCGGTGAAATCGCAAAAAAAGCGGCGGAAGAAAGTTCGGTCGGCGGATCCGCCGTTCAGCAGGCCGTTACGGCTATGAACGACATAGCGGCAAAAATCGGCATCATCCGGGATATAGCGAGTCAGACGAATCTGCTTGCGCTGAACGCGGCCATCGAGGCGGCCCGCGCCGGTGATTCGGGAAAAGGGTTCGCCGTCGTGGCGAGTGAAGTGCGGAAGCTCGCGGAACGCAGCCGGCACGCCGCGGAGGAAATAAACGATTTGTCCGCGGCGACGGTAAACGCCGCCGAAAAGGCGCAGGAAACGATTCTGCACATCGTGCCGAATATCAACGAAACGGCTTTGCTGGTTGCCGGAATTACCGAGTCGAATCGCCAGCAGGATCAGGGCGCGCAGCAAGTCGATAAAGCCGTCGTGCAGCTCGATTCGGTGGTGCAGCGGAACGCGGCCGCTTCCGAGGAGGTTGCGGCGATGGCGGCGGAACTTTCCGCTCACGCCGCGCAGCTTACGAAGGAAATCGCCTTTTTCAAAACGGCGCGGGACGGTGCTGCGGAGGAGGCGCGGGCCTGA
- a CDS encoding type I 3-dehydroquinate dehydratase, protein MQRPKICLCLTGNTLAEDLAILNTYRKWIDMAELRVDYLEKDERLQIRHFPAMAGLPCILTIRRKIDGGQFLEGEASRTMLFARGLAFAEQDTRKNFAYIDFEEDFHVPSLQDAALAFETRIIRSAHDMENPVYNICERLAKMRTTGFEIPKLACMPHSLSDVTHMFAEAASLADSEHILCAMGPLGLPSRILAGRLHSFLTYTSPKEPTGGMQQIGHIDPVTLNEIYNFRAIDANTKLYGITGYPLAATDSPRIHNEGYRKHGMNAAYVPVRAATVSEALEFAAETGIQGLSVTIPHKEKVLEYLPQVSAEVGEIDACNTIVRTESDWFGYNTDAYGLSRAVCDFMNVKNLAHCKVAIIGSGGAAKAAAFAVKQLRGKACIFNRTVSKAKQIAENFNFKWAPLGPESADLLEKYSDLIIQTTPKGMGAAPPATEQNDPIFFYDFKGYEAVYDVVYVPEITPVMARAKAAGCKVSNGHTMLEYQAYKQFELFTGAEY, encoded by the coding sequence ATGCAGCGACCTAAAATTTGTTTGTGTTTGACCGGAAATACGCTGGCGGAAGATCTGGCCATTTTGAATACGTATCGGAAGTGGATCGATATGGCGGAATTACGCGTCGACTACCTCGAAAAAGACGAACGGCTCCAAATCAGGCATTTTCCCGCGATGGCGGGCCTTCCGTGCATTCTGACAATTCGGCGGAAAATAGACGGCGGACAATTTCTTGAAGGCGAAGCTTCCCGTACGATGCTGTTCGCCCGCGGACTCGCGTTCGCGGAACAGGATACCCGCAAAAATTTTGCGTACATAGATTTTGAAGAGGATTTTCACGTGCCGAGTCTGCAGGACGCGGCGCTCGCGTTCGAAACCAGAATTATCCGCAGCGCGCACGATATGGAAAATCCCGTGTACAATATCTGCGAACGGCTTGCAAAGATGCGGACGACCGGTTTTGAAATACCCAAACTCGCCTGTATGCCGCATTCGCTCTCCGACGTAACGCACATGTTTGCAGAAGCGGCTTCTCTTGCGGATTCGGAACACATTCTGTGCGCAATGGGACCGCTCGGCCTGCCGTCCCGTATATTGGCCGGAAGACTTCACTCGTTTTTGACTTATACGTCGCCGAAAGAACCGACCGGCGGTATGCAGCAGATCGGACACATCGACCCGGTTACCTTGAACGAAATATACAACTTCAGGGCGATAGATGCGAACACCAAATTATACGGTATCACCGGCTATCCGCTCGCTGCGACGGACAGTCCGCGGATCCACAACGAAGGGTACCGCAAGCACGGCATGAATGCCGCCTATGTGCCGGTGCGCGCCGCGACTGTCTCGGAAGCGCTCGAATTCGCCGCGGAAACGGGCATACAGGGGCTTTCCGTTACCATACCGCACAAGGAAAAAGTGCTTGAATATTTACCGCAAGTATCGGCGGAAGTCGGCGAAATCGACGCCTGCAACACGATCGTACGCACGGAGTCGGACTGGTTCGGCTACAATACGGATGCGTACGGACTGAGCAGGGCGGTCTGCGACTTTATGAACGTAAAAAACCTCGCGCACTGCAAAGTCGCAATCATCGGTTCCGGAGGGGCGGCAAAAGCCGCCGCTTTCGCGGTCAAACAGCTGCGCGGCAAAGCCTGCATTTTTAACCGTACCGTTTCAAAGGCCAAGCAAATCGCCGAAAATTTCAATTTCAAATGGGCGCCGCTCGGTCCCGAATCAGCCGATCTGCTCGAAAAATATTCCGATCTCATTATCCAGACCACGCCGAAAGGGATGGGCGCCGCGCCGCCGGCGACGGAACAGAACGATCCCATTTTCTTTTACGATTTCAAGGGATACGAAGCAGTGTACGACGTCGTATACGTGCCGGAAATCACCCCCGTTATGGCGCGCGCAAAAGCCGCCGGATGCAAAGTTTCAAACGGACACACGATGCTTGAATATCAGGCATATAAACAATTTGAATTATTCACAGGAGCAGAATACTGA
- the rpiA gene encoding ribose-5-phosphate isomerase RpiA, producing MTQAEQKKLAGATAIDILIERKLIFSGMKIGLGTGSTALPAVERLARRIADGTLSGIKAVATSFQTTIACEQLDIPVYSLNAKEIGGKLDLAIDGADEISPEGYLIKGGGAALLREKIVAYNAAHFAVVADSSKEVASLGTGFALPVEIIAEARVSIVRELEQLGAACTLREGIRKAGPVVTDNGNLILDVQWQNPVDAAAMEDAVNRITGVLDNVFFTKKKPMIFVADGTGTVRER from the coding sequence ATGACTCAAGCCGAACAGAAAAAATTGGCAGGTGCGACCGCAATCGATATATTAATAGAAAGAAAACTCATTTTTTCCGGAATGAAAATAGGTCTCGGAACCGGCTCGACGGCGCTGCCCGCGGTAGAACGGCTTGCCCGCCGGATTGCCGACGGAACGCTGTCCGGAATAAAAGCGGTCGCGACCAGTTTTCAAACGACGATCGCCTGCGAACAGCTCGACATACCCGTTTATTCGCTGAATGCAAAAGAAATCGGCGGAAAACTCGACCTTGCAATCGACGGCGCGGATGAAATAAGCCCCGAAGGTTATCTGATAAAAGGCGGCGGCGCCGCGCTGCTGCGTGAAAAAATCGTCGCGTATAACGCCGCGCACTTTGCCGTCGTGGCCGACAGCTCGAAAGAAGTTGCTTCGCTCGGAACGGGATTCGCCCTTCCGGTTGAAATAATCGCCGAAGCGCGCGTATCAATCGTACGGGAACTGGAACAGCTCGGCGCCGCCTGTACGCTCCGCGAAGGCATCCGCAAAGCGGGGCCCGTCGTAACCGATAACGGCAACCTGATTCTGGACGTGCAGTGGCAAAACCCGGTCGACGCCGCGGCGATGGAAGACGCCGTAAACCGTATCACCGGCGTCCTGGACAACGTTTTTTTTACCAAGAAAAAGCCGATGATTTTCGTCGCCGACGGAACCGGAACCGTACGCGAACGCTGA
- a CDS encoding DUF4230 domain-containing protein has protein sequence MKMNKKKNGGSPKFSPSGSGRSGLPFRIVLPFVIVFGCTVLIALLVPRKSVVQSIVTALVPLVCLIFVYVSLRRAAARAGKTLAEGFTERTETSEASALVLRKLLACSKLTVLSSIYTDVVLLKKSRLWGLSKTYGIYRYIGELEAGIPDMQNARFTVDADAHRVYVDVLPPEILHHSVKKIEKFDEHSSLFCKINNSEVFDEIDARKKASEALLVEHGFLTEAADRAETVVTQLLAALGYGGFDVVFRTVKKLRPDIAEPLPERSVLYETPAAAGSAPCPDECPRSNGHLRSAE, from the coding sequence ATGAAAATGAATAAGAAAAAGAACGGCGGTTCTCCGAAGTTTTCTCCGTCCGGTTCCGGGCGGAGCGGACTGCCGTTTCGCATCGTGCTGCCGTTCGTCATCGTTTTCGGATGCACGGTGCTGATCGCGCTGCTCGTTCCGCGCAAAAGCGTCGTTCAGTCGATTGTAACGGCGCTCGTGCCGCTCGTTTGTCTGATTTTTGTGTACGTTTCGCTGCGGCGCGCCGCGGCGCGGGCAGGCAAAACGCTGGCGGAGGGATTTACCGAACGGACCGAAACGTCCGAGGCCAGCGCTTTGGTTTTGCGGAAACTGCTCGCCTGTTCCAAGCTGACCGTCCTTTCTTCAATATACACGGACGTCGTGCTGCTGAAAAAATCGCGTTTGTGGGGATTGTCCAAGACGTACGGTATTTACCGCTACATCGGCGAACTGGAAGCGGGAATTCCCGATATGCAAAACGCGCGGTTTACCGTCGACGCCGACGCGCACCGCGTGTACGTCGACGTTCTGCCGCCCGAAATCCTGCATCATTCCGTGAAAAAAATCGAAAAATTCGACGAACACTCGAGCCTTTTCTGTAAAATCAACAATTCGGAAGTATTCGACGAAATCGACGCGCGGAAAAAAGCTTCGGAGGCGCTGCTCGTTGAACACGGTTTTTTGACGGAAGCAGCCGATCGGGCTGAAACCGTCGTTACTCAATTACTCGCCGCACTCGGATATGGCGGGTTCGACGTCGTTTTCCGTACGGTAAAAAAACTGCGGCCGGATATTGCCGAGCCGCTTCCCGAACGCAGCGTTTTATACGAAACGCCGGCGGCTGCCGGCAGCGCTCCCTGTCCCGACGAATGCCCGCGTTCCAACGGGCATCTGCGTTCCGCCGAATAA